In Oryzias melastigma strain HK-1 linkage group LG16, ASM292280v2, whole genome shotgun sequence, a single genomic region encodes these proteins:
- the adar gene encoding double-stranded RNA-specific adenosine deaminase: MSRGRGGSYKEHPHRHIPPNLQVKENYYRPGAAQLFPRDDPDQIPNRHYSNSPGCPSVPLGSPSPLLPSAPPIPNQFNVSNSGAFNCSYNQNQGFGPIPNSFHYKQVEFLRGHTSEAPQFRGGVRAIGSRPPNYTHQPQPHYNRYSNPNSSPRSRGYYRECYRQDQSYSFPSPSGLSQGFARPQYPNANQSRGVNHQLSDRQTSFLCDNFQRLNLQQDRGCRKSFDGRSSSGKYSKAKITLTPVIQEQVYKALTADEAVSARVLAKKLHLPKKVINQALYSLEQSKKASKQGLQPPEWTLYRENPQAEETTSAQPQNPPSLLSFSSIQLQSAEAKVDIEKEQEIEEEDSDAESSSSCSSLEFSASEDSQSSANVGCQESPRASSADLKFSSAMMADQKEKILKYLLESGEATALVLAKNLGLKGAKQVNPTLYDLEKQGEVVKTETSPYKWKLSPHRRERMERSLKAASIPQAGQMEVDVKTEQDDGGPILTPLSGLEPIPNMENWTPEQPQGKMKSSFSPYEDNANNESQWANDSIPDYLNAIRRHTDAIKLAAEKGNTVGTVAVSLAAPPSQNLWAKLQEVRLKNPVSGLMEYAQYLGQSCEFLLLDQSGPSHDPRFRMQVMLNGRLFPIAEASNKKVAKKDAAAATLRILIKEMQGGESAADEDNTASMDREPDQLPDTSGSAENTQGGSGSGGAEGAEGPRQPLSRSLPGGKNPVSVLMEYSQRSGKPIEFIATGQTGPPHDPRFKYRVKVGENLFAESSAPSKKAARQLAAEEAVKELMADGKLQLNKPLLPLGPSSDGEEGSSSGAACPSLPPLTADELRAAHEAGVGDLINHLNNNAVSGLLEYARARGFAAEIRLVGQSGPPHEPKFTYQAKLGGRWFPPVCASNKKQGKQEAADAALRVLIGEAERAARTGELIPSELPVSGSTLHDQIAMLSHQRFNALTTRIQHCLLGRKILATIVMRRGEGLGTVVSLGTGNRCVKGEELSLKGETVNDCHAEIISRRGFIRFLYNELLKHYDGTDDSIFEPADGNKLQIKSDITFHLYISTAPCGDGALFDKSCSETGDEVPGHQPLFENVKQGKLRTKVENGEGTIPVESSDIVPTWDGIQHGERLRTMSCSDKILRWNVLGLQGALLTHFLHPIYLKSITLGYLYSHGHLTRAVCCRLARDGEAFDQSLPRPFTLNHPEVGRVSVYDSTRHTGKTKESSVNWSLPDQYNVEVLDGTKGTLDGNKQAVSRVSKSNLFCLFRSLCQKSNRADLLSLPSYAQAKMSATSFQLAKQQFFQALSVHGYGAWIGKPLEEKSFESLEATRNNGACSSVEFGRNEGAVDYKPAEA, encoded by the exons ATGAGCAGAGGTAGAGGAGGGTCTTACAAAGAACACCCCCACCGGCATATACCCCCCAACTTGCAGGTCAAGGAGAATTACTACAGACCTGGTGCAGCACAGCTCTTTCCGAGAGACGACCCAGACCAGATACCGAATCGACATTATTCCAACAGCCCTGGATGTCCGTCCGTCCCCTTAGGGTCCCCGTCCCCTCTCCTCCCCTCCGCTCCCCCGATACCAAACCAATTTAACGTGTCTAATTCTGGAGCTTTCAATTGTTCTTATAACCAGAATCAGGGTTTTGGTCCGATTCCGAACTCTTTCCATTATAAACAGGTGGAGTTTCTAAGAGGACACACCTCGGAGGCACCACAGTTTAGAGGTGGTGTTAGGGCAATAGGCAGCAGGCCACCTAACTATACACACCAGCCACAGCCTCACTATAATAGATACTCAAACCCCAACAGCAGCCCCAGGAGTAGAGGATATTACAGAGAATGCTATAGGCAAGACCAGAGTTATTCATTCCCATCTCCTTCAGGATTGTCTCAGGGCTTTGCACGCCCTCAATACCCGAATGCAAACCAGTCACGAGGGGTTAACCACCAACTATCAGACAGACAAACAAGCTTCCTGTGCGATAATTTTCAGAGACTGAATCTCCAACAAGACAGGGGATGCAGGAAAAGCTTTGATGGGCGTTCTTCATCAGGGAAGTATTCTAAAGCTAAAATAACACTAACGCCCGTCATACAGGAGCAAGTGTACAAGGCTTTGACGGCAGATGAGGCTGTATCTGCAagggttttagccaaaaaactacACCTGCCTAAGAAGGTGATAAATCAGGCTCTTTACTCCTTAGAACAGTCAAAGAAAGCGTCCAAGCAAGGACTTCAGCCTCCAGAGTGGACTTTGTATCGAGAAAATCCCCAGGCCGAGGAAACAACATCAGCTCAACCACAGAATCCCCCCTCCCTTTTGAGTTTCAGCTCGATTCAGCTTCAATCAGCAGAAGCTAAGGTTGACATAGAAAAGGAGCAGGAGATCGAAGAGGAGGACTCCGACGCCGAATCCAGTTCCTCTTGCTCTTCTTTGGAGTTTTCTGCCTCTGAGGATTCCCAGTCCTCAGCAAACGTTGGATGCCAAGAGAGTCCCCGCGCTAGCTCAGCTGATCTCAAGTTTAGCTCTGCAATGATGGCAGATCAGAAAGAGAAAATTTTGAAGTATCTCCTCGAGTCGGGTGAAGCGACCGCTCTCGTCTTGGCAAAGAATCTGGGCCTCAAGGGTGCCAAGCAGGTCAACCCCACCCTTTACGATCTGGAGAAGCAAGGCGAAGTCGTTAAAACCGAAACCTCTCCTTACAAATGGAAGCTGTCTCCCCATCGCAGAGAGAGGATGGAAAGGAGCCTGAAAGCCGCCTCCATCCCTCAAGCTGGTCAGATGGAGGTGGATGTTAAAACAGAGCAGGATGATGGAGGACCTATCCTAACTCCTTTGTCAGGCCTTGAACCAATACCTAACATGGAGAATTGGACACCAGAGCAACCTCAAGGCAAAATG AAATCTTCCTTCAGCCCGTACGAAGACAACGCAAACAATGAGTCACAGTGGGCGAACGATAGCATCCCAGATTACCTCAACGCCATCCGCAGACACACAGATGCTATTAAACTGGCAGCAGAAAAGGGTAACACTGTGGGAACCGTCGCTGTTTCTTTGGCGGCCCCTCCTTCCCAGAACCTTTGGGCCAAATTGCAAGAGGTCCGCTTAAAAAATCCCGTCAGTGGCCTTATGGAGTATGCCCAGTATCTGGGTCAAAGCTGTGAGTTCCTTCTTCTGGACCAGAGTGGACCGTCTCATGACCCAAG ATTTCGAATGCAGGTGATGCTCAATGGACGGCTGTTTCCTATTGCGGAGGCTTCGAATAAAAAAGTGGCTAAAAAGGACGCAGCGGCGGCCACTCTGCGTATCCTCATCAAAGAGATGCAGGGAGGCGAGAGTGCCGCAGACGAAGACAACACTGCCAGCATGGACCGAGAACCTGACCAACTCCCAGACACCtct GGATCAGCTGAAAACACACAGGGGGGTTCGGGATCCGGGGGAGCAGAAGGGGCGGAGGGGCCCCGCCAGCCGCTGTCCCGCTCCCTGCCCGGTGGGAAGAATCCGGTCTCCGTCCTGATGGAGTACAGCCAGCGCAGCGGGAAACCCATCGAGTTCATCGCCACGGGGCAAACAGGCCCACCACATGACCCACG GTTCAAGTACAGGGTGAAGGTGGGGGAAAACTTGTTTGCAGAATCATCAGCTCCAAGTAAGAAGGCAGCTCGCCAACTGGCGGCAGAGGAGGCCGTCAAAGAGCTAATGGCTGATGGAAAACTGCAACTTAACAAG CCTCTGCTGCCTCTGGGTCCTTCTAGCGATGGCGAGGAGGGCAGCTCCTCTGGGGCGGCGTGCCCTTCTCTGCCACCTCTAACTGCTGATGAGCTGCGAGCGGCCCACGAGGCAGGTGTTGGGGATCTCATCAATCACCTGAACAACAACGCAGTGTCGGGCCTGCTGGAGTACGCCAGAGCCCGAGGATTTGCTGCTGAGATCCGCTTGGTGGGCCAGTCTGGGCCGCCACACGAGCCAAA GTTCACCTACCAGGCCAAACTGGGCGGACGCTGGTTTCCTCCGGTTTGTGCTTCCAACAAGAAGCAGGGAAAGCAGGAGGCAGCAGATGCCGCTCTGCGGGTTCTGATTGGAGAAGCTGAGAGGGCAGCTCGCACGGGGGAGCTTATCCCCAGCGAG CTACCAGTGAGCGGCAGCACATTGCACGACCAGATAGCGATGCTGAGTCACCAGCGTTTCAACGCCCTGACCACGCGCATTCAACACTGCCTTTTGGGACGCAAGATTCTGGCCACCATCGTCATGAGAAGAGGGGAAGGCCTGGGGACCGTGGTCAGCCTCGGGACTG GAAATCGTTGCGTCAAAGGGGAGGAGCTGAGCTTGAAAGGGGAGACCGTTAATGATTGTCATGCGGAAATAATCTCCAGAAGAGGATTTATTCG GTTTCTGTACAATGAGCTGCTCAAACACTATGATGGCACCGATGACAGCATTTTTGAACCGGCAGACGGGAACAAACTTCAGATCAAGTCTGACATCACCTTTCACCTTTATATCAG CACGGCACCTTGCGGCGATGGCGCTTTGTTCGACAAGTCGTGTAGTGAGACGGGAGATGAAGTGCCGGGCCACCAGCCTCTATTTGAGAACGTCAAGCAGGGGAAGCTTCGAACCAAAGTGGAGAACG GTGAGGGAACCATCCCGGTGGAGTCGAGTGACATCGTACCCACTTGGGACGGCATTCAGCACGGCGAACGGCTGCGAACCATGAGCTGCAGCGACAAGATCCTGCGCTGGAACGTGCTCGGCCTCCAGGGGGCACTGCTGACGCATTTCCTTCATCCCATTTACCTGAAGTCCATCACGCTTG GTTATCTGTACAGCCACGGTCACTTGACTCGTGCCGTCTGCTGTCGCCTCGCCAGAGACGGCGAAGCCTTTGACCAGAGTCTGCCCCGCCCCTTCACGCTGAACCATCCTGAG GTGGGAAGAGTGAGTGTGTACGACTCCACGCGTCACACCGGCAAGACCAAAGAGTCCAGCGTGAATTGGAGCCTTCCAGACCAGTACAACGTGGAGGTGCTCGATGGGACCAAAGGAACGCTAGATGG GAACAAACAAGCGGTGTCCCGGGTATCCAAGTCCAACCTGTTCTGTCTGTTCCGCTCGCTGTGCCAGAAGTCTAATCGCGCTGACCTCCTCTCCCTGCCCTCCTACGCTCAGGCCAAAATGTCGGCCACCTCCTTCCAACTCGCCAAACAACAGTTCTTTCAAGCGCTCAGCGTCCACGGCTACGGAGCCTGGATCGGCAAGCCGCTGGAAGAGAAGAGCTTCGAGTCTCTGGAGGCAACGAGAAACAACGGCGCGTGCAGCTCCGTGGAGTTTGGAAGAAATGAGGGGGCCGTGGATTACAAGCCAGCAGAGGCGTAG